One genomic segment of Brevibacillus laterosporus LMG 15441 includes these proteins:
- the ybaK gene encoding Cys-tRNA(Pro) deacylase has product MSNKTNACRLLDKHKVPYTVHEYEWDEEHLNAKHVAQQVDLQVEQVFKTLVLRGDKTGVIMACIPAHKELHLKLLAAVSKNKKVEMVPMKEILELTGYIRGGCSPLGTKKNYPLFIDESALSLQLISISAGKRGLQIFLNPADLIKVSKATSASLTM; this is encoded by the coding sequence ATGAGCAATAAAACAAATGCTTGTCGTTTGCTAGATAAACATAAGGTTCCCTATACGGTGCATGAGTACGAATGGGATGAGGAGCATTTAAACGCGAAACATGTAGCTCAGCAGGTTGATTTACAAGTAGAGCAGGTTTTTAAAACTCTGGTACTTCGTGGTGATAAGACCGGGGTTATCATGGCTTGTATTCCTGCCCATAAGGAGCTTCACTTAAAATTACTGGCAGCCGTTAGTAAGAATAAGAAGGTAGAAATGGTGCCAATGAAAGAGATACTAGAGTTAACGGGATACATACGGGGCGGGTGTTCACCTCTAGGCACCAAAAAAAATTACCCACTATTTATTGACGAGTCAGCTCTTAGTCTCCAGCTAATTAGTATTAGTGCTGGTAAAAGGGGTTTGCAGATCTTTCTTAATCCCGCTGATTTGATTAAGGTAAGTAAAGCCACTTCTGCGAGCCTGACTATGTAG
- a CDS encoding acyl-CoA dehydrogenase family protein, with protein MGIREDNKCLVVGSCLFDNQSFFSPEDFEAEEELIAKTTEQFVQSAIIPKLERIEQHDYSVTRKLFTQAGELGLLGVDVPEAYGGVSLGKKVSGLVAEKMGYAGSFSISFNIHAGVGTLPYVYYGTEEQKQRILPKLVSGEWIAGYALTEPNAGSDALQARTSAYLNDAGTAWILNGEKQWITNARIADVFVVFAKTQLGMTAFIVEKSASGVSLGPEEKKMGIKGSSTATLLLEEVSIPVTNVLGEVGKGHRVALNILNLARLKLAFGNIGTAKQALQLSIAYGTTRQQFGKKLVEFPMIQEKIANMAVAIYASESAAYRTAGVIDDFLHSKEEASNELSKYAMECAINKVASSEALAWIVDEAVQIHGGYGYMQDYEVERLYRDARISRIFEGTNEINRLTIARALLKRTIAKEEIRMHDELSRNQQFLYYAKQLLYDALEMLAKRINQQVEQEQEYLRLLADSIRDIYMMESVLIRNQKARAKHGADKEEVKQLMTDVLCEEGYRQVEAATISIISSLESKETSRRALVDSIRSKTLSMYSNLVLAKRKIANKMIISGKYVVEGG; from the coding sequence ATGGGGATAAGAGAAGACAACAAATGTTTGGTCGTAGGATCATGCTTGTTTGATAATCAATCTTTCTTTTCACCCGAGGATTTTGAAGCTGAGGAAGAGCTGATTGCGAAAACAACAGAGCAGTTTGTTCAGAGTGCCATTATTCCCAAATTAGAGAGAATAGAACAACATGACTACAGTGTGACGAGGAAGCTGTTTACACAAGCAGGGGAGCTTGGCCTGTTGGGAGTGGATGTTCCAGAGGCATACGGAGGAGTTTCCTTGGGGAAAAAAGTGTCGGGCTTGGTTGCAGAAAAGATGGGTTATGCTGGTTCCTTTAGCATATCCTTTAATATTCATGCAGGTGTTGGCACACTCCCATATGTATATTATGGGACCGAAGAACAAAAACAACGTATATTACCCAAGCTAGTGTCAGGGGAATGGATTGCTGGCTATGCCTTAACGGAACCAAACGCTGGTTCTGATGCTCTTCAAGCAAGAACATCTGCATATCTAAACGATGCTGGTACAGCTTGGATTTTAAATGGTGAAAAGCAGTGGATTACCAATGCAAGGATTGCAGATGTTTTTGTGGTATTTGCAAAAACACAGCTGGGGATGACAGCATTTATTGTTGAAAAAAGCGCAAGTGGGGTTTCCTTAGGGCCTGAAGAGAAGAAAATGGGCATCAAGGGCTCTTCTACAGCCACGTTATTACTAGAAGAGGTTTCTATTCCTGTTACCAATGTTCTAGGGGAGGTGGGCAAAGGGCATCGTGTTGCACTAAATATTCTCAACTTAGCTCGGCTTAAGCTGGCGTTTGGTAATATTGGCACAGCAAAGCAGGCTCTTCAGTTATCCATTGCGTATGGCACCACACGCCAGCAATTTGGAAAGAAATTGGTCGAGTTCCCGATGATCCAAGAAAAGATAGCAAATATGGCAGTGGCTATTTACGCTTCGGAGAGCGCTGCTTATCGAACAGCAGGCGTAATCGATGATTTTTTACACAGCAAGGAAGAGGCGAGTAACGAACTATCTAAATATGCAATGGAGTGTGCCATTAATAAAGTTGCAAGCTCCGAAGCGTTAGCCTGGATTGTGGATGAAGCGGTTCAAATTCATGGTGGATACGGCTATATGCAGGATTATGAAGTGGAACGACTATATCGTGACGCTAGGATTAGTCGCATTTTTGAGGGGACAAATGAAATCAATCGTCTAACGATTGCAAGAGCGCTGTTAAAAAGGACTATTGCAAAAGAAGAGATCAGAATGCATGACGAGCTTAGTAGAAATCAGCAGTTTCTCTACTACGCCAAGCAGTTGCTTTATGACGCGTTAGAAATGCTTGCAAAGCGGATCAATCAGCAAGTGGAGCAGGAACAAGAATACCTGCGGTTACTGGCTGATAGTATCCGGGATATCTATATGATGGAGTCCGTACTTATTCGGAATCAGAAGGCGCGGGCAAAGCATGGAGCAGATAAAGAGGAAGTAAAACAATTGATGACGGATGTGCTTTGTGAGGAAGGCTATCGCCAAGTAGAAGCGGCTACGATCTCCATTATTTCAAGCCTAGAGTCTAAGGAAACAAGCAGGAGGGCGCTCGTGGACAGTATTCGATCCAAAACACTCTCCATGTACTCAAATCTTGTGCTTGCGAAGCGGAAAATTGCGAACAAAATGATAATTTCAGGTAAATACGTAGTTGAAGGGGGCTGA
- the prpB gene encoding methylisocitrate lyase gives MAWIVDQPSSQAELAKKFRELMNAPDLLQIPGAHDAMAALMARRAGFSALYLSGAAYTASCGLPDLGIVTSTEIAQRAKELIRATDLPVLVDIDTGFGGILNVARTAREMLEANVAAVQLEDQQLPKKCGHLNGKKLVTTEEMVQKIIAIKKAAPTLVLVARTDARSVEGLDAAIERARSYVEAGADAIFPEALESAEEFRMFAQRISAPLLANMTEFGKTPYYTAEEFAKLGYRMVIYPVTSLRVAAKAYERVFQVMKKQGTQKGELANMQTRSELYEAISYEEFEALDKEIAKTILTKEQ, from the coding sequence ATGGCTTGGATTGTCGATCAGCCGTCATCACAAGCTGAATTAGCAAAGAAATTCAGGGAACTGATGAATGCGCCCGATCTTTTGCAAATTCCCGGCGCACACGATGCGATGGCGGCTCTTATGGCAAGGCGGGCGGGGTTTTCAGCGCTCTATTTATCTGGTGCAGCTTACACGGCCAGTTGTGGTTTGCCAGACCTAGGAATCGTCACGTCTACTGAGATAGCTCAACGGGCAAAGGAATTGATACGCGCAACTGATTTGCCAGTATTAGTAGATATAGATACAGGATTTGGCGGGATTCTTAATGTTGCCCGGACTGCTAGAGAAATGCTAGAGGCTAATGTTGCTGCGGTGCAACTAGAGGATCAGCAGCTTCCCAAAAAATGTGGACATTTAAATGGCAAGAAGCTTGTGACGACAGAAGAAATGGTCCAGAAGATTATCGCGATTAAAAAGGCAGCGCCAACGTTAGTACTTGTCGCACGTACTGATGCTAGGTCAGTAGAAGGTTTGGACGCGGCGATAGAAAGGGCACGTTCTTATGTGGAGGCTGGGGCAGATGCCATATTTCCCGAAGCACTAGAATCAGCGGAGGAGTTTCGTATGTTTGCCCAGCGTATATCGGCACCTTTACTAGCAAATATGACTGAATTTGGGAAAACTCCTTATTATACAGCAGAGGAATTCGCTAAGCTGGGGTACCGCATGGTTATTTATCCAGTAACGTCGCTTAGAGTGGCGGCTAAGGCATACGAGCGTGTTTTTCAAGTGATGAAAAAACAAGGTACACAAAAAGGTGAACTAGCTAATATGCAGACTAGAAGCGAATTGTACGAAGCTATTTCATATGAAGAGTTTGAAGCGTTAGATAAGGAAATAGCGAAAACGATTTTAACCAAAGAACAATAG
- a CDS encoding GTP-binding protein, with translation MSEKQVPVTVLSGYLGAGKTSILNHVLHNREGLRVAVIVNDLSEVNIDSNLIRNGGGISRIDEKVVELSNGCICCTLREDLLVEVERLVNEDRYDYILIESTGIGEPLPVAQTFTYVDEEMGIDLSRICRLDTMVTVVDANRFWHDFSSGESLLERGHAVDETDTREIVELLIDQIEFCDVLIVNKCDMVREQDVQHLEQILRKLQPTAKFIRSSYGKIDPKEILHTGLFDFEKASQSAGWLQELQKPSHTPETEEYGISSFVYRRRIPFHPERLYKWLQDWPEDVVRAKGFLWVATRNDIALTISQAGPSIQLESAGYWVSALPEEEKQQILAEDPEWAEEWDPQFGDRINELVCIGFNLDQGKIIRSLDACLLTNEELHADWNTLKDPLPTSDVIVEMLSSQDE, from the coding sequence ATGAGTGAAAAGCAGGTTCCGGTTACTGTATTAAGCGGATATCTTGGAGCGGGTAAGACTTCTATTTTGAATCATGTTTTACACAATCGAGAGGGCCTTCGTGTAGCGGTCATTGTAAACGATCTAAGCGAGGTGAATATCGATTCCAATCTGATAAGGAATGGCGGTGGAATTTCCAGAATAGACGAGAAGGTTGTGGAGCTGTCGAACGGTTGTATTTGCTGTACGCTACGTGAGGATTTGTTAGTGGAAGTCGAACGGCTAGTCAATGAAGATCGCTATGATTACATCCTGATTGAATCCACCGGAATAGGAGAGCCGTTACCAGTAGCGCAAACCTTCACGTATGTAGACGAAGAAATGGGGATAGATCTTTCGCGTATATGCCGGCTGGATACAATGGTGACGGTAGTGGACGCGAACCGTTTTTGGCATGATTTTTCCTCAGGAGAAAGCTTATTGGAGCGCGGCCATGCAGTGGATGAAACAGACACGCGTGAAATCGTCGAATTGCTAATTGACCAAATTGAGTTTTGTGATGTTTTAATCGTAAATAAATGTGACATGGTTAGAGAACAGGATGTACAGCATTTGGAGCAAATTCTTCGTAAGCTTCAGCCAACGGCAAAATTCATTCGAAGCTCCTATGGCAAAATCGATCCTAAAGAAATTCTTCATACAGGGCTGTTCGATTTTGAAAAAGCAAGCCAATCGGCTGGATGGTTACAAGAATTACAAAAGCCAAGCCATACGCCAGAGACGGAAGAATACGGAATCTCCTCTTTTGTCTATCGCCGAAGAATTCCGTTTCACCCTGAAAGATTATATAAATGGCTTCAGGATTGGCCTGAAGATGTAGTGAGAGCAAAGGGCTTCCTATGGGTTGCTACCCGTAATGACATAGCTTTGACGATTAGTCAGGCAGGTCCATCGATTCAATTGGAGTCAGCGGGCTATTGGGTGTCGGCTTTACCCGAAGAAGAGAAGCAGCAGATACTGGCGGAAGACCCTGAATGGGCTGAAGAATGGGACCCTCAATTCGGAGATCGTATCAATGAGCTTGTATGTATTGGATTTAATCTGGATCAAGGCAAGATCATCCGGTCTTTAGATGCTTGCCTTTTAACAAATGAAGAGCTGCATGCAGACTGGAATACGTTGAAAGATCCATTGCCAACAAGTGATGTTATTGTCGAGATGCTTAGTAGCCAGGATGAATAA
- a CDS encoding sigma-54-dependent Fis family transcriptional regulator has protein sequence MNNVDRYSVLNWMKKDKWMVRKDSSIREVMRGMVQLESTELPVIEKGSLLGVIKLQDCVQGLEEGIGLDGIIAPLLSKHSYTETSSFSMRDIERLPLYITNAKNQKYEGAIRNKELLMYQKSLHAMLMRTKPANGPDKPFASAVMEEILGESPAIMKAKQMARKAAMSRAPVLLTGESGVGKEQFARAIHDLGMTREGSFIPVNCAAIPDNLLESELFGYIGGAFTGANKDGKPGKFELAHRGTLFLDEIGDLPLSTQVKILRVLQEKEIERIGSVSSVFVDFRLITATNKNLGELVKRGEFREDLYHRLHVIPIHIPPLRQRKADIPRIMEEYSSRLCTTYGTTKKTMDEEALQLFFKYDWPGNVRELINVMERMYVLIDHSHIGTKDLPEEFIYHYHAQTELNSTLVSFQNRHKRAMPHQEEEEKKRIENVLKEVKGNKSKAAERLGISRATLYNKLARFHV, from the coding sequence ATGAATAATGTGGACCGCTATTCCGTCCTGAATTGGATGAAAAAAGATAAGTGGATGGTACGTAAAGACAGCTCTATTAGAGAAGTTATGCGAGGAATGGTCCAATTAGAGAGTACGGAGCTTCCCGTTATTGAAAAGGGGAGTTTACTTGGGGTTATCAAATTGCAGGATTGTGTTCAGGGATTGGAGGAAGGAATCGGCTTAGATGGTATCATAGCCCCTTTGCTATCCAAGCATTCTTATACGGAAACGTCTAGTTTTTCCATGCGGGATATCGAAAGGCTTCCTTTATACATCACAAATGCAAAGAATCAGAAATACGAAGGGGCAATTCGTAACAAAGAACTGCTGATGTACCAGAAGTCTTTGCATGCCATGTTGATGAGAACCAAGCCAGCTAATGGGCCGGATAAGCCCTTTGCATCGGCTGTCATGGAGGAGATACTTGGGGAAAGTCCGGCTATTATGAAGGCAAAACAAATGGCTAGGAAGGCTGCAATGTCGAGAGCTCCTGTTTTGCTGACGGGAGAGAGTGGGGTTGGAAAGGAACAGTTTGCGCGTGCCATTCACGATCTGGGAATGACCAGAGAAGGTTCCTTTATCCCTGTAAATTGTGCAGCTATTCCAGATAATCTATTAGAATCAGAACTATTTGGCTATATTGGTGGAGCGTTCACAGGGGCAAACAAGGACGGAAAGCCTGGAAAATTTGAGCTTGCCCATAGGGGTACCTTATTTTTAGATGAAATTGGTGATTTACCGCTATCTACTCAAGTGAAGATTTTAAGGGTTTTACAGGAAAAAGAGATTGAACGCATTGGCAGTGTATCTTCCGTATTTGTAGATTTTCGATTGATCACAGCGACGAATAAAAATTTAGGGGAACTGGTGAAAAGGGGTGAATTTAGAGAGGACCTCTATCATCGGCTTCACGTTATTCCTATTCATATCCCCCCTCTTAGACAAAGAAAAGCTGATATCCCGCGTATTATGGAGGAATACTCCAGCAGACTTTGTACCACGTACGGAACCACCAAAAAAACAATGGATGAAGAAGCGTTACAACTCTTTTTTAAATACGATTGGCCAGGAAATGTCCGTGAACTAATCAATGTTATGGAAAGAATGTATGTATTGATCGATCACTCTCATATAGGCACAAAAGACTTGCCAGAGGAATTTATATACCATTATCACGCTCAAACGGAATTGAACTCGACGCTTGTTTCCTTCCAAAATCGACACAAGAGAGCTATGCCGCATCAAGAAGAGGAAGAAAAAAAACGAATTGAAAATGTCCTAAAGGAGGTCAAAGGGAACAAATCAAAAGCGGCCGAGCGTTTGGGTATCTCACGAGCTACCCTATACAATAAACTAGCTAGGTTTCATGTCTAA
- the rpmG gene encoding 50S ribosomal protein L33 has translation MRVTVTLQCTESGDRTYITTKNKRNNPERLELKKYSPRLKKYTLHRETK, from the coding sequence ATGAGAGTAACAGTTACCCTGCAATGCACAGAATCTGGAGATCGTACCTACATTACAACAAAAAATAAAAGAAATAATCCCGAACGCCTAGAGCTAAAGAAATATTCCCCTCGTCTAAAAAAATATACTCTTCATCGTGAAACGAAATAG
- the prpD gene encoding 2-methylcitrate dehydratase — protein MEINKTDELIEQITDYVLHKRITSLEAFETARYVLLDTLGCGILALSYPDCTKLLGPIVPGTIVPNGCRVPGTSFVLDPVRGAFNIGCIIRWLDYNDTWLAAEWGHPSDNLGGILAVADYISRVRISEGKQPLMIHQVLESMIKAHEIQGVLALENSLNRVGLDHVLFVKIATTAVVAQMLGGTREEINNALSNAWLDNSSLRTYRHAPNTGSRKSWAAGDATSRGVQLAMMALKGEMGYPTALTAPGWGFQDVLFNKQELKLARPLDAYVMENVLFKVSYPAEFHAQTAAECAIKLHPEVMARFDEIDSITITTHESAIRIIDKVGPLNNPADRDHCLQYITAIGLLFGDINADHYEDLAASDPRIDILRNKMVVVENKQYSIDYLEPSKRSIANAVQVHYKDGSSSEQIECEYPLGHRFRRGEAIPKVIEKFVENVRTHYSQKQVRKIKEACMDSERVNSMAVTEFIELFLL, from the coding sequence ATGGAGATAAACAAAACAGATGAGCTGATCGAGCAAATTACAGATTATGTTTTACATAAGAGGATTACGAGCTTGGAAGCATTTGAGACTGCTAGATATGTCCTACTGGATACACTTGGATGTGGAATTTTGGCATTGAGCTATCCTGATTGCACGAAGCTGCTTGGACCTATTGTTCCGGGGACAATTGTTCCCAATGGATGTAGGGTGCCAGGTACATCCTTTGTTCTTGACCCAGTGAGAGGCGCTTTTAATATTGGTTGTATCATTCGTTGGCTAGATTACAATGACACGTGGCTGGCGGCAGAGTGGGGACATCCATCAGATAATCTGGGTGGAATTTTAGCCGTTGCTGATTATATAAGCCGTGTACGTATCTCGGAGGGGAAACAGCCATTAATGATACATCAGGTGCTGGAGTCGATGATTAAAGCACATGAAATTCAGGGAGTGCTGGCATTAGAAAACAGCTTGAATCGAGTCGGGCTTGATCATGTATTGTTTGTTAAAATTGCAACAACAGCAGTGGTAGCACAGATGCTAGGAGGAACCCGTGAAGAAATAAACAACGCATTATCAAATGCTTGGCTTGATAATAGCAGTTTACGGACATATAGGCATGCTCCGAATACAGGATCACGTAAATCCTGGGCTGCTGGTGATGCAACTAGCCGAGGTGTTCAGCTAGCTATGATGGCCTTAAAGGGAGAAATGGGATATCCAACAGCTCTTACTGCACCAGGCTGGGGATTCCAGGATGTCTTGTTCAATAAACAAGAGTTAAAGCTAGCTCGACCCTTGGATGCCTATGTAATGGAGAATGTGCTGTTCAAAGTCTCCTATCCAGCCGAATTTCATGCACAAACAGCCGCGGAATGCGCAATCAAGCTTCATCCGGAGGTAATGGCTCGTTTTGATGAGATTGACAGCATTACAATCACAACGCATGAATCAGCTATTCGAATCATTGATAAGGTAGGTCCATTGAATAATCCAGCAGACCGGGATCATTGCTTACAATATATTACGGCTATCGGCTTGCTATTTGGTGATATAAATGCAGACCATTATGAAGACCTAGCAGCATCTGATCCAAGAATCGATATCTTACGTAATAAGATGGTAGTTGTTGAAAATAAACAGTACAGCATTGATTATTTAGAACCGAGTAAGCGCTCGATCGCTAACGCTGTTCAAGTGCATTATAAAGACGGGTCTTCTTCTGAGCAAATAGAATGCGAATATCCATTAGGCCACCGCTTCCGCAGGGGAGAAGCCATCCCTAAAGTCATTGAAAAATTTGTTGAAAATGTAAGGACACATTATTCACAAAAGCAGGTTCGTAAAATAAAAGAAGCTTGCATGGATTCAGAAAGGGTAAACAGCATGGCCGTTACTGAATTTATCGAATTATTTTTACTATAG
- a CDS encoding MFS transporter: MRRIYLLLLGMFALGVDAYVMAGILPSIAEDFRVSIGVAGQTVSVFTLCYAIAAPVFATFMSKTNAKYTLVTALSIFTLANFITAVTHQFILLLISRGLAGIGAGLYAPLASSASVSLVEEKQRGRALSTILLGMSAGTVIGVPLGIYISAIFEWRMTMWFIVWIGVVGIVAVWWKFPEVQSNSLPTLRERVRMFKNKDIKLVMMITVLLSFCSLGLYTYLDLIIRAYGFEQSIVFIWMWGIGGITGSFIIGYLMDFYKKPRVILMYLLIVMLVSFIIMGSIHSLSAILAIVLMLWGASGWAALATQQKTLVEISPEHATISIALLSSINYLAGSIGTMTNGILLEQGMTPVMLPYLTGGILVIAIGLQWGLIARK; the protein is encoded by the coding sequence TTGAGAAGGATATATTTATTGCTGTTGGGTATGTTCGCACTAGGTGTGGATGCTTATGTTATGGCTGGAATTTTACCTAGTATCGCTGAAGACTTTCGTGTATCTATTGGGGTCGCAGGACAAACTGTTAGCGTATTTACCTTATGCTATGCGATTGCAGCTCCTGTATTTGCAACCTTCATGAGCAAAACAAATGCGAAATATACATTAGTAACGGCTTTATCAATATTCACACTTGCTAATTTTATTACTGCGGTTACGCATCAGTTTATCCTTTTATTGATTTCAAGAGGACTAGCGGGGATAGGGGCAGGGCTATACGCGCCATTAGCCTCATCAGCATCCGTTTCCTTAGTTGAGGAAAAGCAAAGGGGGAGGGCGTTAAGTACAATCTTGCTAGGCATGAGTGCGGGAACGGTAATAGGCGTCCCTTTGGGGATTTATATTTCCGCTATCTTTGAATGGCGGATGACTATGTGGTTTATTGTATGGATTGGTGTAGTAGGAATCGTAGCTGTATGGTGGAAGTTCCCAGAGGTACAATCAAATAGTTTGCCGACACTCAGAGAACGAGTGCGTATGTTTAAAAATAAAGATATAAAGCTTGTTATGATGATAACGGTGCTCCTTAGCTTTTGCAGTTTAGGCTTATATACGTACCTAGATCTTATTATTAGGGCATATGGATTTGAGCAATCGATTGTGTTTATTTGGATGTGGGGGATCGGTGGCATTACTGGGAGCTTTATCATTGGTTATCTTATGGATTTTTATAAGAAACCCAGAGTTATATTAATGTACTTATTAATCGTGATGCTAGTATCTTTTATCATAATGGGCAGCATTCATTCCTTGTCAGCCATACTTGCTATCGTCTTGATGCTGTGGGGGGCTAGTGGCTGGGCGGCCTTAGCAACCCAGCAAAAAACACTAGTAGAAATCAGTCCAGAGCATGCTACTATTTCCATTGCCCTGTTAAGCTCTATTAATTATCTTGCTGGTTCCATTGGGACGATGACAAATGGAATATTGCTAGAACAAGGAATGACACCGGTGATGTTACCTTACCTTACAGGTGGTATTTTAGTGATTGCGATCGGATTACAATGGGGTTTGATAGCAAGAAAATGA
- a CDS encoding serine hydrolase domain-containing protein has protein sequence MKSKQLSKKKIWWYSISIVVTAILLLLMWAVIRNWNIIHVLNKDKLSYNFQSMDNIFPSRAIEASQPVFYFDTLQKELPQTYTYKDQTLAIEDFLQRTKTNGLLVLKDDKIVKEFYQNGINEQTRFTSWSVAKSFISALVGIALDEGFIKNVNDPITHYVPELKGSGYDGVPIKDILRMASGVSFDEDYDTTFSDINMMMYKTFLFDKSINDYALGLQSQRPSGTFQHYISIDTQVLGMLISKVTGNPPSQYLQEKIWGPLGMEFNAYWSTDRLGTELSFMGLNATIRDYAKFGSLYLHEGNWNGKQIISKKWVQESTQIEKPQPNHDPKGVLGYQYQWWEADPADGSYSAIGVYGQFIYVNPKANVVIVKTSADPDYGRADYHDENFAVFQSIANHFSK, from the coding sequence TTGAAGAGTAAACAACTATCGAAAAAGAAAATATGGTGGTATAGCATAAGTATCGTTGTTACTGCTATATTACTTCTCCTCATGTGGGCAGTAATTCGGAATTGGAACATTATTCACGTGCTGAATAAGGATAAGCTTAGCTATAATTTTCAGAGCATGGACAATATTTTTCCAAGTCGCGCTATAGAAGCATCGCAGCCTGTTTTCTATTTTGATACATTACAAAAAGAGTTGCCCCAAACTTATACATACAAAGATCAAACATTAGCTATTGAAGACTTTTTGCAACGAACAAAGACGAATGGATTACTAGTGCTCAAGGATGATAAGATCGTGAAGGAATTCTATCAAAACGGTATAAATGAACAAACAAGGTTTACTTCTTGGTCAGTGGCTAAGTCATTTATCTCGGCACTTGTTGGTATCGCTCTTGATGAAGGATTCATTAAAAATGTAAATGATCCGATCACCCACTATGTGCCAGAATTGAAGGGCAGCGGCTACGATGGTGTACCGATTAAAGATATTCTGCGAATGGCTTCTGGAGTTAGCTTTGATGAAGACTATGACACCACCTTCTCAGATATAAACATGATGATGTATAAGACATTTCTATTCGATAAATCGATTAATGATTATGCACTGGGGCTACAATCTCAGCGGCCATCCGGAACTTTTCAGCATTATATCAGCATTGATACACAGGTTCTTGGCATGCTGATCAGTAAGGTTACGGGCAATCCTCCGTCCCAATATTTACAGGAGAAAATTTGGGGGCCTCTTGGAATGGAATTTAATGCTTACTGGAGTACCGATCGCCTTGGCACAGAGCTATCCTTTATGGGTCTAAACGCAACCATTAGGGATTATGCTAAGTTTGGAAGCTTATATCTTCATGAAGGAAATTGGAACGGAAAACAAATCATTTCAAAAAAGTGGGTGCAAGAGTCCACACAGATAGAAAAGCCTCAGCCTAATCACGACCCTAAGGGAGTGTTAGGCTACCAATACCAATGGTGGGAGGCTGATCCCGCAGATGGTTCCTATAGCGCTATTGGAGTCTATGGACAATTCATCTATGTTAATCCAAAGGCCAACGTAGTAATCGTCAAAACCAGCGCGGACCCTGATTACGGTAGAGCTGATTACCATGATGAAAATTTTGCTGTGTTTCAATCGATCGCGAATCATTTTAGTAAATAA
- the mmgD gene encoding citrate synthase, giving the protein MNELEKFSPGLDGVVATETSISYLDTIQEEIVIRGYDLIELSKSVSYVDIIHLLLEGRLPDQEEKNSLETSMLERDELPSAVFEVLKLLPEQTHAMDGLRTGISVLGGYDHRIDDRSMLVNKERAYRLLGQVPSIVANSYRILTKTEPIHPDKNLPYSANFFYMLTGRKPSPIEEKIFDLSLLLYSEHEMPNSTFTARVIASTQSDLYGALTGAVASLKGSLHGGANEAVMHLLLKAGTISKFEELLCTKLSNKEKIMGFGHRVYMKKMDPRATMMKGALQQLCHIKGDDLLYHMCEAGERIMEREKGLYPNLDYYAAPVYWMLGIPIPLYTPIFFAARTAGICAHVLEQHAQNRLFRPRVKYVGERHVL; this is encoded by the coding sequence ATGAATGAGCTTGAAAAATTTTCTCCTGGGCTAGACGGTGTGGTGGCTACAGAAACAAGCATTTCCTACCTTGATACCATACAAGAGGAAATCGTGATTCGGGGTTACGATCTGATTGAGCTTTCTAAATCCGTTAGCTATGTCGATATTATTCATCTTTTACTGGAGGGACGGCTTCCCGATCAGGAAGAGAAAAACTCTTTGGAAACAAGCATGCTAGAGCGAGATGAATTGCCTAGTGCGGTGTTTGAGGTTTTAAAGCTGTTGCCTGAGCAGACACACGCTATGGATGGCCTGCGAACAGGAATTTCCGTTCTGGGAGGGTATGATCATCGAATTGACGATCGCTCCATGCTTGTTAATAAGGAGCGGGCTTATCGGTTATTAGGTCAAGTTCCTAGCATAGTGGCTAATAGTTATCGGATTCTGACCAAAACGGAGCCGATCCATCCAGACAAAAATTTACCGTATAGTGCTAACTTTTTCTATATGCTCACCGGGAGAAAGCCATCGCCGATTGAGGAAAAAATATTTGATCTGTCTCTGCTTTTGTACAGCGAGCATGAGATGCCGAATTCCACGTTTACAGCAAGGGTCATCGCTTCTACGCAATCGGATTTGTACGGAGCTTTGACGGGGGCGGTTGCTTCCTTGAAGGGCAGTCTTCATGGGGGAGCAAATGAGGCTGTTATGCACTTATTGCTAAAGGCAGGGACAATTTCCAAGTTCGAGGAGCTGCTGTGTACCAAGCTGTCCAACAAAGAAAAGATAATGGGATTTGGTCACCGGGTCTATATGAAAAAAATGGACCCGAGAGCGACAATGATGAAAGGAGCCTTACAGCAGCTATGTCATATAAAAGGGGACGATCTTTTATACCACATGTGTGAAGCCGGTGAGAGGATTATGGAGAGGGAAAAGGGACTTTACCCGAATTTGGACTACTATGCAGCGCCTGTGTATTGGATGCTTGGGATTCCTATTCCATTGTATACACCTATCTTTTTCGCTGCGAGAACAGCAGGAATTTGCGCACATGTTCTTGAACAGCACGCACAAAATCGTCTATTCCGGCCACGTGTAAAATATGTAGGCGAGCGGCATGTTCTTTGA